From Nitrospirota bacterium, a single genomic window includes:
- the fabF gene encoding beta-ketoacyl-ACP synthase II has protein sequence MTRRRVVITGVGMVSPLGTGIEKSWNGLIEGRSGVAGITHFDPAGYPCQIAAEVKDFVIDDYIDVKEQKKMDRFIHFALAASSMAMQDSGLVITGDMAERAGVIVGAGMGGLPAIERYARILNEKGPKRITPFFIPMTIINLAAGQISIRFGAKGPNSAVVTACASGTHSIGDSFKLIQNNIADVMIAGGTEATISPLAIAGFSAMKALSTRNDEPEKASRPFDKDRDGFVMGEGSGIMILEELEHALKRGAKIYAEITGYGMTSDAYHLSSPAPEGEGAARCMKAAIKDAGIKPDEVDYINAHGTSTRYGDELETIAIKNVFGEHAYKLCVSSTKSMTGHLLGAAGGVEAVVCALSIFNKIVPPTINLENPDPECDLDYVPDKSRNLDIRSAISNSFGFGGTNASIVIKRYSQF, from the coding sequence ATGACGCGTAGAAGGGTTGTTATAACAGGGGTGGGAATGGTCTCTCCCTTGGGAACAGGAATAGAAAAATCATGGAACGGGCTGATTGAAGGCCGTTCCGGAGTCGCCGGAATAACACACTTTGATCCTGCCGGTTACCCGTGCCAGATAGCGGCTGAAGTTAAAGACTTCGTTATAGATGACTATATCGATGTCAAAGAACAGAAGAAGATGGACCGGTTCATCCACTTCGCACTGGCTGCTTCAAGCATGGCTATGCAGGATTCCGGGCTCGTTATTACCGGCGATATGGCGGAAAGAGCCGGTGTCATAGTCGGCGCAGGCATGGGAGGCCTGCCTGCGATAGAGCGGTACGCCAGGATACTCAATGAAAAGGGGCCTAAAAGGATCACTCCTTTTTTTATCCCCATGACGATCATTAACCTTGCCGCGGGACAGATATCCATCAGGTTCGGGGCCAAAGGCCCTAATTCAGCAGTTGTCACTGCCTGCGCAAGCGGCACTCATTCGATCGGCGACTCGTTCAAATTGATCCAGAACAATATTGCGGATGTTATGATCGCAGGAGGAACCGAAGCCACCATAAGCCCGTTGGCGATAGCAGGCTTTTCCGCAATGAAAGCGCTTTCAACCAGAAACGATGAGCCTGAAAAAGCGAGCAGGCCTTTTGATAAGGACAGGGACGGTTTTGTCATGGGCGAAGGCTCAGGGATCATGATACTTGAGGAGCTTGAACACGCATTAAAGAGAGGCGCAAAGATATACGCTGAGATAACGGGCTACGGCATGACCTCTGATGCCTACCACTTATCAAGCCCTGCGCCAGAGGGCGAAGGCGCGGCAAGGTGCATGAAGGCAGCTATTAAAGATGCCGGAATAAAACCCGATGAAGTTGACTATATAAATGCTCATGGCACATCAACAAGATACGGTGACGAGCTTGAGACCATAGCGATAAAAAATGTCTTTGGGGAGCACGCCTACAAGTTATGTGTAAGTTCAACAAAGTCAATGACCGGGCATCTTCTCGGAGCCGCAGGCGGCGTTGAAGCTGTCGTATGCGCGCTCAGCATATTTAATAAAATAGTGCCTCCAACTATCAACCTTGAAAACCCTGATCCGGAATGTGACCTCGACTATGTGCCTGACAAGTCAAGGAATCTCGATATAAGATCAGCGATCTCAAACTCATTTGGATTCGGCGGGACAAATGCCAGCATCGTCATTAAACGATATAGCCAGTTTTGA